The Flavobacterium sp. IMCC34852 genome contains the following window.
CATTTTGCCTACAAACGTTTTGACCTAACGGCTGACAAACGCTATACGCTTTCTGAAACTTCTTTAAACATTGTTAGCGAAGTACAAGAACCGCTTTATATTGATGTTTTTTTAGAAGGAGAATTTCCGGGTGAATTCAAAAAATTACAAACGGAAACCCAACAGTTACTGGAAGAATTCAAAGCCGAAAACCCGAATATCATCTTTCAATTTGTCAATCCGCTGGAAGACGAAGAACAAAGAGACGCCACAATCCAATCGTTCTTAGAAAGAGGTTTGACGCCGGTTAATGTAACCGTAAACGATAAAGGCCAACAAACCCAAGAAGTCGTTTTCCCATGGGCTGTAGCTACTTGCGGTGACAGAGTCGTAAAAGTGCCGTTGTTAAAAAATATGATGGGCGCTTCCACAGCCGAAAAAGTAGTGAGTTCGGTACAACATTTAGAATATGCTTTCGCCAATGCCATCAATACTGTGGCTAAAGCCAAACAAAAGAAAGTGGTTATCCTAAACGGAAACGGTGAATTAGAAGACCGATACATAGCCAATTTTATCACCACCGTAAGAGACAATTATTACATCGGACCATTTACTTTGGATTCTGTAGCCAAAAGTCCGAATGAGACTTTAAAATACCTTAACAAATACGATTTAGCCGTTATTGCCAAACCCACAGAAGCTTTCTCCGATGAAGAAAAACAAGTCTTAGACCAATTCATCATCAACGGTGGAAAAACACTTTGGTTGGTCGACCAAGTCAATATGGAAATGGATAGTTTGTATAATGAAACCGGTTCCAACTTGGCTTTTCCGAGAGATTTAGGCTTGAACGATATGTTCTTCAAATATGGCATCAGAATTCGTCCCGATTTGATTTTTGATTTGCAAAATACACCTATTGCTTTGGCCACCGGTGAGCAAGGAAGCGCCACGCAATACACCCAATATCCTTGGTTTTATTCACCATTGATTTATCCAACGGCCAATCATCCGATAGTGAGTAATTTGGACGGTATTAAATTTGACTTTGCCAGTCCGATTGAGATTTTAGGCAATGATATTAAGAAAACGGTTTTATTACAATCCTCGCAAGTTTCCAGGTTAGTAGGTACGCCGGCGCAAGTGAGTTTAGAAGTAGTGTCGCTTCGTCCGGAACAAAAAGAATTTGCCGGAAAAGGCAATTATCCTGTCGCGGTTTTGTTGGAAGGCCAATTCCATTCGATGTATGAAAACCGGGTTTTGCCTTTTAAAGATGCGACTTTTAAAAATTTGGGCAAAGCCAATAAAATGATAGTGGTTTCAGACGGCGACATCATCAAAAATCAGTTTGATAAAAACGGAGTACCGCTCGAATTGGGTTATGACAAATGGACCAATAACTTGTATGCCAACAAAGAGTTTATGATGAAT
Protein-coding sequences here:
- the gldG gene encoding gliding motility-associated ABC transporter substrate-binding protein GldG, with the translated sequence MSAPKNNLKNIAITLVLVVVLNFAGHFAYKRFDLTADKRYTLSETSLNIVSEVQEPLYIDVFLEGEFPGEFKKLQTETQQLLEEFKAENPNIIFQFVNPLEDEEQRDATIQSFLERGLTPVNVTVNDKGQQTQEVVFPWAVATCGDRVVKVPLLKNMMGASTAEKVVSSVQHLEYAFANAINTVAKAKQKKVVILNGNGELEDRYIANFITTVRDNYYIGPFTLDSVAKSPNETLKYLNKYDLAVIAKPTEAFSDEEKQVLDQFIINGGKTLWLVDQVNMEMDSLYNETGSNLAFPRDLGLNDMFFKYGIRIRPDLIFDLQNTPIALATGEQGSATQYTQYPWFYSPLIYPTANHPIVSNLDGIKFDFASPIEILGNDIKKTVLLQSSQVSRLVGTPAQVSLEVVSLRPEQKEFAGKGNYPVAVLLEGQFHSMYENRVLPFKDATFKNLGKANKMIVVSDGDIIKNQFDKNGVPLELGYDKWTNNLYANKEFMMNCVNYLLDDNGLINIRSKEVDLPMLDKQKVYDNYTNSQVVTVAVPIVILLLFGVAFTLLRKRKYSK